The sequence GAACCATTTGTTTACATTAGACTCTGTCTATCTCATCTAtctatgcatccatccatcccataataaaacccccaaaacaaattCATTCTAATAACAGTgttggtttctgtttttgttattgtttgtttatttgttgttgtttttctttttcagcttaTTCTCATAGATGCCTGGGAATCCTTCAGCTGCCCTCTCATGCTGTCCTTTGAGAATGGGCTCATAATAAACCTCTTCAGGGTCTAGATCAATTGCTAGCATGTTGCAGCCCTTAACCAGAACAGGCGACAGCCTGCTGGAAACATTACCTCAGTTGAGCAAACATCCAAGATGGGCTCTGACCTTCTGCGTCTTTCTCCTTTGGCTTCGAGGGGCAGCAGGATCTACTCTAAATTGCCACAAGACATGCATCTGTGCCTCAAACATAGTGAGTTGCTCCAAGATGAACCTAAGTACCGTCCCATTAGGCTTACCACTCTATACCGCTGTACTGGATCTCAGCTACAATGAGATAATACGGCTGAAATCTGAGTGGACACCAGAAAAGCTTCCTAAACTTCAGAACCTCCTTCTCAGTCATAATAATCTCCACTTTCTATCTTCAGAAGCATTCATATATGTGAAGCATCTGCACTACTTGGACTTGTCCTCCAACAGCATAATGCAGCTGGATGAGTTTGTCTTTGAGCCTTTGGTCAACCTGGAGGTCCTTTTGCTGTACAATAACAAAATTTCCCAGATTGACCGCTTAGCCTTTGTCAGCATGATTAACCTTCAGAAGCTCTACCTAAGCCAGAACCAAATCTCACGGTTTCCACTGGAACTGGTTAAGGAAAAGTCTCGCCTTGAGAAACTTACCCTCCTGGATGTGTCCTCCAACAAGATTAAGACGTTACCCATTGATGAGCTCCAAGTGCTGCCTGCCTGGATTAAAAATGGCCTCTACTTCCACAATAACCCTCTCCCGTGTCACTGtgatctctatacactcttggCCCACTGGTGCATTCGAAAGCTCAATTCCGTTGTGGACTTCAAAGACGACTACACGTGTGTCTTGCCTGGTCCCTTAAAAACCCAAGTAGGTGTTTTTGATCTAAGTGGTGACCCTATGAACTGCAGCACTTTTGAGGAGACAAAAGAAGAGGCTTTTCTGGAACAAACACTCATCCTTGGCTGTGACACAAAACACAAGGACACATTAAAGACCTGGATGATGCCTGGTAATGTGGCAGTCACACCAGGGAGCAACCAGACAGCAAAAGTCTTACCTGATGGAAGTCTGCTGATTAGTCCCGTGAGGTCTGAAGATTCTGGAACCTACACTTGCTTTGCAATGAGTGATGCTTTCAATGAAACCATATATGTAGTGCTGAAGGTTAACAACTTCACCATGCATGGGGATGGGGAGACCCTGAACACAGCGTACACCACCTTGGTGGGCTGTCTGGCTAGTGTTGTGCTGGTCCTCATGTACCTTTACCTGACACCATGTCGCTGCTTCTGCTGCCCCAGTAAGGCAAAAAATCGGGGCGAAGATAGCATCCACTCATCCATGCTCAGTGTGACACCTACCCATGCAGACCCAGCACTCAAGGCAGAGCTTAATAGACATGTGGCATTCATAGACTCCAAGGACTTGCAGGGTCAGAATGGAAAATTGAACCCAAATGGTAATGAGGATGAGAATGATCCTGATGCAGAGGCTAGTTCTCTTATGAAGAACAAACGGAAGAAGTCAGTAGCAGAATCCATCAGTTCCGTTTTCTCAGACACTCCAATGGTGGTCTGAGAGTGGTAAAGACAGTGGATGCCACATGACTGGATGTATATGGCGCAATAGGTGCCATGCTTTAGTTTGTGCAAACTACAACTGTGACCTTGTGGAAATAAATGGAAAGAGGATGTTCTATTGTGCTGGCAAGTGGAAACATGGATATTCAAGGGAGTGAAAGTAGTCAGCAAGTACTCTGAGCAAGACTTTTCCAGCATTTAAATCTGTAGCACTAAATACTCATACTGTGAAGGAAAGGCAGTATACTTGGACAATGGAAAGGACTGTGTcttataaaagtttaaaaaaatttgatgGTACAATGTTGGTATCAGCACTCAGGAAGTGATCGATTAAACTGCTCAAATGCGTTTTATGACATAACTCACATtttcagaacagaaaaaaacaaatatacagaAAGCATGGTTagttaataattatatttattagaATGATTAGAGTATAGTACATAAAGTGTGTACAATAATGCACAGATCCATTTGCCCCCTTCCCATCAATACAGGGACAGGTAGACAGACTGGGATCACAAGCTATGAATGCGTTTGTCATTAGCTTCGAGTCATCCCACAGAAATAGCACATTATAAGCTCCTACACTGATCTGTATGATCTATAGGAAATGTGGATTCATGAGACATTCAatcatttactgtacattaacAGACCAACACAGGTCATTTCCATCACACTTCACGGCCACTTTGTAATTGTACTTAATAGTTCATCCTATAGTGATTCTTGTAGCGACTAAAGAGATAAGGAATTAAAATAGTTAGACAGCTCAAAGGAGcatagtgtttatatttgaatCAAAATAATTATAGCTGTACAACCTCAAAAGCTTTTAAAGCCTAACATAAGTAAAAAATATGCATTGCATCTAGCAGATGTACATTATGTgcataaatgtattttgtcCTGACTGATTGTCAACATAGTCTCTAAATTCTGTCAACAGGCAGTAGTCTTGGTCTAAACGACAAATAGAAATCTTTTAGTTGTCCGCATGAGGTGCAACTTCAGCACAGAGTTTGACTTTGTGTCATAGCAAAGATATAATGTTTGAGTTATCACACAATCAGGAAGTGGGACAATAAGTTAATGCTAAAAAGCTGTCAGAGTTAATTTTAGTCTTTATTACATGTTAAATGTGTAGCTTATACATATCCCTGAAATACTTCAATGCGTATTGGTCAAAAATGGACAAACCTGACTGTATTCATAATGACAGATGTGATCTTGCATTTTACACATCAAGCATTTTCCTGCTAATTTAAAATGTAGCTACTTTTGCCCTGTAGAAAGTTGAAAAAGCTGGATGCTGCAGGTTCAGGTAAACATAAGTGTGCTACATAATTAAACCGACAGGGTCCCTCCAGAAGCTAAATCTATTAGATTAATGCTGTTAAGGCTGAACATTATTTGCCAGGAGAGCAAAGTTAAGATTAAGTAGCTAGTAGCTACTGACACAGAATCTTTTGTAACCTCAGAAGATCACTTTCTATAATTATAATCAAATCTCTGGTGAATTTGGTTCACCATGCAAGCCTTACATACTGTGCAAATTTCatcaacaaaatgtaaaactgcaGACTGCGTTCTGGTTGCTACAAGAGGGGTTTCATTTAAGTGTGCTGTGTTTGAGTCATAATACAACATACTGTAAAATGCTTTTTAGAACGTGCTAAATTGCCTTTTTGATGGGATGTGGCTTCCCACTGCTTTTCATGTCTTTGTCTGTCCAAGCAGGAGGGGATAGGTGTGCTATCATGAGTTGCAGAAACACGAAGCCATTTTCTATGGCTCTTTATACTGACATCCCAgatgtgtttgctttgtttgtgcAGCTCTGTCGTCATGAGGCTGCTTTCAGTCACTCTTAAGCAATCATTCAGCCTATAAAGGCCAAATGTGATGCCCTTATAAATTAATGCATTTGTGAGGGAAATACCTGGAGCTTTGACTATATATTTATGCCCCAATTTAAGACTTTGGaaaacataaatgtaatgttaaGTGCTATTTAGTTTTCTAATTCAACAAATCACACAGCAGATGTTAGTGCGAACAGTAAAATCAAATGTTCAGATGTATGTATTTTAAGTGTAATCTTTTTTATAATCTTTAATGCAAAATTTATGTTGTACTTCCAGTTACACCGCTTCATCTCACATGTGGGTGAGAAACAAGTCACTCCTAACACTGAGGTGGTGTATGAATCATTTCATTCCTTGCAATAACAGGTGAAGAAATAGAAAGAATCAAAAATATCACAAGTCACACTTAAATCATGCCACATTTAGAACGTCTGCAGACTGGCTGTAGATGGTGAAGAGTCTGGATCTATGCGCCAGATCTTAAATACACATGCTGTTTCCTGCCTTTCTTATAATTAGATAAGTGTAACCCCCCAAGGTTTTAAGACTTGGCCACTCAGGACAGCATGATACGTTATTGAATGCCAGAATCTGCATTGAGTAAAAAGTAGAGTTATGTATTATGGTTGTTGAATAGCATGCATTGAGCTACCACACTGCAGCCATGACCAAGTGTTTGCCCTGAAGTAGCAATGTTATTCCAGTC is a genomic window of Antennarius striatus isolate MH-2024 chromosome 2, ASM4005453v1, whole genome shotgun sequence containing:
- the amigo1 gene encoding amphoterin-induced protein 1; its protein translation is MLQPLTRTGDSLLETLPQLSKHPRWALTFCVFLLWLRGAAGSTLNCHKTCICASNIVSCSKMNLSTVPLGLPLYTAVLDLSYNEIIRLKSEWTPEKLPKLQNLLLSHNNLHFLSSEAFIYVKHLHYLDLSSNSIMQLDEFVFEPLVNLEVLLLYNNKISQIDRLAFVSMINLQKLYLSQNQISRFPLELVKEKSRLEKLTLLDVSSNKIKTLPIDELQVLPAWIKNGLYFHNNPLPCHCDLYTLLAHWCIRKLNSVVDFKDDYTCVLPGPLKTQVGVFDLSGDPMNCSTFEETKEEAFLEQTLILGCDTKHKDTLKTWMMPGNVAVTPGSNQTAKVLPDGSLLISPVRSEDSGTYTCFAMSDAFNETIYVVLKVNNFTMHGDGETLNTAYTTLVGCLASVVLVLMYLYLTPCRCFCCPSKAKNRGEDSIHSSMLSVTPTHADPALKAELNRHVAFIDSKDLQGQNGKLNPNGNEDENDPDAEASSLMKNKRKKSVAESISSVFSDTPMVV